In Streptomyces sp. DG2A-72, one genomic interval encodes:
- the rplK gene encoding 50S ribosomal protein L11: MPPKKKKVTGLIKLQIQAGAANPAPPVGPALGQHGVNIMEFCKAYNAATESQRGWVIPVEITVYEDRSFTFVTKTPPAAKMILKAAGVEKGSGEPHKTKVAKITEAQVREIATTKMPDLNANDIDAAAKIIAGTARSMGITVEG; this comes from the coding sequence ATGCCTCCCAAGAAGAAGAAGGTCACGGGGCTCATCAAGCTCCAGATCCAGGCCGGTGCCGCCAACCCGGCGCCGCCGGTCGGCCCCGCGCTGGGTCAGCACGGCGTGAACATCATGGAGTTCTGCAAGGCCTACAACGCCGCGACCGAGTCGCAGCGTGGCTGGGTCATCCCGGTGGAGATCACGGTCTACGAGGACCGCTCCTTCACCTTCGTGACCAAGACGCCGCCGGCCGCCAAGATGATCCTCAAGGCCGCGGGCGTGGAGAAGGGCTCCGGCGAGCCGCACAAGACCAAGGTCGCCAAGATCACCGAGGCGCAGGTCCGCGAGATCGCCACCACGAAGATGCCCGACCTCAACGCCAACGACATCGACGCCGCCGCGAAGATCATCGCCGGTACCGCCCGTTCCATGGGCATCACGGTCGAGGGCTGA